The nucleotide sequence ATATACGACGGTTGTCCTGTAAATCAAGCCTTTTCAAATTAATCAATCCTGATAGTGGTGAGATATCCGATACGCCACTGCTAGCAATGGCTAAATCTACCAAACTCGTTAATCCTTTTAGAGGCAAGAGATTCAGATCCCTTGAGCCATAAGTTTCCAATCTTTTCAAATTTGTGAGCCCTGCCAGTGGCGATAAATCAGACACTGGATTGTCCTTAAATTCTAACCATCTTAGTTTCAGTAATCCTGCAAGCGGAGAGAGGTCTGAGATGGAAGTCTGCCAAAACCCTACACCCTCTAAGTTAATCAAACCTGCCAAGGGAGAGAGGTCAGATAAGGCTTTTCCGGTAACTTCCACCTCTTTCAGCGTTTTTAACTCCGATAGAGGAGACAGATCGGAGAGCGAATTGCCGCGAAGTCTCAGTGCTTCCAGATTTGTAGCAAACTGAAGCCCCTCCAAATTCTGAATGTCCATTCCCGGTGCTTCAAGGTACGTCAACGTTGCCATGTTCTCCACTGTAATTGCAGTGTCGGGTGCTTTGCCAAGAGTCTCTGCGATTACAGCGCGCAGGTTCAGGTCCGGAATGTGAACAGACTCCCCAGGGATGCGTTCTGTCTGAGGAACAACAAGTTTAATCACACTGCTATCAGGGGAACTTAGCGTCGCAACTATTTCATTGAAATTCGATGTCCACACATCCCTTTTTACCGTGCCGCTCCCACCCGTCAGCACCGCCAAACCTAAGTTTTGCAAACTCGTATTCCCATGTATTTTTTCAAGAAACGCCTCTGTTTCTAAACCGACAGCAGCTGCAGTATGCGCTGCATCCACTGGACCTTGGAACGCTTCATGGAATCGCTGGATTGGTTCAATGCCACCAAACACCCCACCTGCTTCCCAAAGCGCTTCCCTATAACGTTGTGTATCTTCCACCACAAGTGCATCCATCGTCGCTTGATCCGTATAAAGCCGCAATGCCCGGTCCTTGTCAAAGGGTGGGTTGGCATTCTGTTCAACAACACCACGTACCTCATCTTCAAACACCTTCATCCCTTCTGTATGACATCCGATACAGGAGAGTCCATTACGGACGGTCGGATCGCTCGCAGCAGGATTCCGAACGATGTTTATGGGTGCTTCATTAAGGCGATTGCCTCCGGCATCTACTAACAGATATGCTTGCAAGCCGTTAGGGAGGTTGAAGATAATCTCACCACCGTCGTGAGTGAAGGACAGCGGATGTGTAAAGATATTCTGTGAACCCACACTCCCCGCAAAGTCGTAACTCTTCCAATACGCACCATATCGCGATTCGTGACGTTCAACAACGCGATTATGATTGGACACACCCGACTCGTCGAATCCGGCACGCCAGACGCGCCTGCCCGCTGCATTCCGAAGATTCTCAACGACATTCACCTCAAGCCGTGTTTCCAACTCCCGATCTGTCTCAGGAAGACCGAGAATATCGTGGTAGAGCGGGGGCAAAGATGCAGTCGCAAGGAACCAGTCCACGTGCACGAATGGTACCTCACAATCCAATTCTTTCCGTAGGTTCATCAGTTTTTCACGGAGGGCTGTCTGTGTTGGCGCGTTGAAGTCAATCCCGTAAGGGTATTCCGCCTCAATCAGTGTCCATCGATTGGTTCCGATCTCCCATTCGTAATCCCGGAGGTCGATATAGAAGATTGTTTCTTCTGAATCAATGGGTCGTGGGTTACTAATCTTACGTCCCCAAGAGAGGCTATTCACGAGTTTTGAGAGTGCGCGTCGATAGGCAAGGAGTGCTTCAGTCGTCTCGCCAGCGTTATAAAGATGTGTGAGTGTAAAATAGCGTGCGAAAGTGCGGTCAAAAGGTGCCAGTGAGTTGACGTGATTCTCAATCGTCTCAAGCATTTCCTTGGGCGTGATGAAGGGTCCGTCTGATTCAAAGGTATCTCGCCAATCCGGTGCACCTGCAGCGATCCAATCTCGAATGGTGTCAATCGCTGGTTGTGATAACGGAGGTGCGTTGAGCGGCATCCGTCTCTCTGGCGCAGTTTCAATCAACCGCTGATAGAACGCGGAAGCTTGCGGATTCCCCGGAATTACTGCCCCACCGGGTGCCACCAACGCTGCATGTTCAATGATGAGCTTTTCCGTATAGGCACCATGTTCCCCGTGGCAGTTGAGGCAGTTTTGCTCAAAGATCGCATACGCCTGTTGTGCAAGATTCTGTTGCGCTTCAACGCTTTGATACCCTATAATGAACATTAATAGAGAA is from Candidatus Poribacteria bacterium and encodes:
- a CDS encoding leucine-rich repeat domain-containing protein yields the protein MKEWKNVLTFISLLMFIIGYQSVEAQQNLAQQAYAIFEQNCLNCHGEHGAYTEKLIIEHAALVAPGGAVIPGNPQASAFYQRLIETAPERRMPLNAPPLSQPAIDTIRDWIAAGAPDWRDTFESDGPFITPKEMLETIENHVNSLAPFDRTFARYFTLTHLYNAGETTEALLAYRRALSKLVNSLSWGRKISNPRPIDSEETIFYIDLRDYEWEIGTNRWTLIEAEYPYGIDFNAPTQTALREKLMNLRKELDCEVPFVHVDWFLATASLPPLYHDILGLPETDRELETRLEVNVVENLRNAAGRRVWRAGFDESGVSNHNRVVERHESRYGAYWKSYDFAGSVGSQNIFTHPLSFTHDGGEIIFNLPNGLQAYLLVDAGGNRLNEAPINIVRNPAASDPTVRNGLSCIGCHTEGMKVFEDEVRGVVEQNANPPFDKDRALRLYTDQATMDALVVEDTQRYREALWEAGGVFGGIEPIQRFHEAFQGPVDAAHTAAAVGLETEAFLEKIHGNTSLQNLGLAVLTGGSGTVKRDVWTSNFNEIVATLSSPDSSVIKLVVPQTERIPGESVHIPDLNLRAVIAETLGKAPDTAITVENMATLTYLEAPGMDIQNLEGLQFATNLEALRLRGNSLSDLSPLSELKTLKEVEVTGKALSDLSPLAGLINLEGVGFWQTSISDLSPLAGLLKLRWLEFKDNPVSDLSPLAGLTNLKRLETYGSRDLNLLPLKGLTSLVDLAIASSGVSDISPLSGLINLKRLDLQDNRRISNISPLASLKNLEYLHLHTNRISDVSPLAGLSNLKHLRLERNNILDISALDGLQEKTEIYWFSNPGFRQGGPKIEGPWLWVLVSGVGFDADVDLLSQASDGAVTELEVATNGAIEGDAVGEYLWTSGKISPMLMEEGINISTVLNAMGVERSYDENMIYGSITLHAPREQQTTMFSGGWGAEKVWLNGEFLHEKPWGVWSNEYQDFFPATLKQGTNVLLVGLYNGKSAGGVGFFGFEPDTEYTVVSPGTGSTFSTDTTSVRVGDTFAVHISAEKVTDLAGWQFDLTFNPDVLEVVEMNEGNFLKTDGGTTFFQEGTVDNTEGKIAGLSAALISKGGITGTGTLLSVVFSAKADGNSQLTLHNFQLGSSTGAVIPAGVRDLAITVESKPSWDVNADGQISVLDLILVAQRLGETATANSKFDVNDDGIISILDLILVAQHLGESTVSAAPSMTAEELNPAMIQAWIAQAQVENDGSIAFQQGIANLQRLLASLIPEETALLPNYPNPFNPETWIPYQLSESAEVILTIYAVNGTKVRTLALGLMPAGIYQSRSRAAYWDGKNDVGESVASGVYFYTLTAGEFTSTRKMLIRK